A genome region from Anopheles stephensi strain Indian chromosome 2, UCI_ANSTEP_V1.0, whole genome shotgun sequence includes the following:
- the LOC118508058 gene encoding uncharacterized protein LOC118508058 isoform X2 — translation MAKQLKTFQLKKRQAAELIKTVEQFTSEYTDDRVSEVSVCLDQLERYYEDFLQASAKVSELDEDGAETYVAERCEMDTRYRRVKGFLLRRQPSNPGVSDSVLIANSTMNTTGRSSAVNVRLPKIELPTFDGDSTKWLTFRDRFVAMIDSSADIPNIMKLQYLLSSLKGDAGLLFEHTTLTADNYDVTWTALLKRYDNPRTLVREYYRKIHHLPTVSRERVDELAQLVDEFTRHVNGLKKLDEPVEYWDTPLANLLLMKLDTATILAWENHSAQHTKDKYKELVDFLHSRVRILKSTREFSHTELNTRMVAGSKKIFEHRPRLVGNTATAGRAIPHMSAPQPPQPPCIFGCTEAHHLRVCPEFANKDVPQRREIATRERLCWNCLNRHHQVRDCRSSYRCTTCKARHHSLLHVNSAVTMAAQSDEEMVLLETVLLQLVDDHGNTYDARALLDSGSMCNFVSETMAQRLLTPLSKVDVAISGIGQQMQHVKGSITAAVQSKGADFSTTMEFLVLKTPSADLPTTPINVESWFLPNIKLADPTFHVPGKVDVVIGGDTFWELHTGRKRSLGEGKPWLLETPFGWAISGNTSRCSGPNLRLCHLATNEGDIAASLQRFWEAESILEGPALSLEEDLCEKYYASTTTRNAQGRYVVSLPRNAKPEKVLGLSRDIADRRLLGVERRLKANPVMEKEYKRFMVEYEQLGHMVKLTEPVDDSEPHCYIPHHAVIKESSSSTKVRVLSYTARIFDPLGLLGPTVILAKMFLQRLWGLKHEGKTLDWNRPLPAEIQEEWRRFHSTLYVLRELRVPRLVAHSNPERLQLHLFADASQGAYGACCYVRSDSTRGSTVRLLAAKSKVVSLSNTHSIARLELCAARLAVHLFQKVIRALNVSSSTVICWTDSMTVMHWLKSSPRRWKPFVANRVAQIQEETRISCWRHVPGSDNPADDISRGLRPEELLQCERWWQGPRWLSYGQEEWPVEPVLAKENETDIEERLAVSKIVITSTTCDFSNTLFARYSSYGKLRRVVAYCLRILSNLRASKSTSINSVKRNTDMKTLLSSVPPLTAAELQDAELRLCQRAQHDSFAEEMDDLKRGKLVSGRSRLKWLSPYLDPKGVLRVGGRLGNANIPESTKHPIVLAASHRLSTLLVENTHHQKMHAGPQFMLATIRQKFWLIGGRNLAKSVYHRCHTCFRNKPTLVKQAVADLPKSRVTPTRPFAVSGVDYCGPFLLKSTVRNRSPTKAYIAIFVCFATRAVHIELVSDLTSTAFLSALRRFVARRGKVAELHSDNATTFKGAAHELHRIYRMLKIDEGDRRAIFDWCAENELVWKFIPPRAPHFGGLWEAAVKSAKRHLLKTIGVRSVTQENMLTLLAQVELCLNSRPLIPISDEPTDLEALTPGHFLIGSSMQAVPQVDLSKISPNRLKEYQLVQRQMQEIWARWYPEYLQQLQARAKHANNTPVKLEVNQLVIVKEDNTPPAVWPKGRITALHPGKDGVVRVVTLRVGTGKEIVRAVSRIALLPNPIEQRG, via the exons atggcgaaacaattaaaaacgtTTCAACTGAAAAAACGCCAAGCTGCCGAGCTAATTAAAACCGTGGAACAGTTCACCAGTGAATATACCGATGATAGAGTGAGTGAAGTATCAGTGTGTCTAGACCAGCTGGAAAGGTATTACGAAGATTTTCTCCAGGCAAGCGCGAAAGTTTCGGAGCTAGATGAGGATGGGGCGGAAACGTATGTGGCGGAACGTTGCGAAATGGACACGCGTTACCGACGCGTGAAGGGTTTCCTTCTACGAAGGCAACCCTCGAACCCGGGTGTGAGTGATTCGGTGTTGATCGCGAATTCAACGATGAATACTACGGGACGATCGAGTGCTGTGAATGTGCGTCTGCCGAAAATCGAATTACCTACGTTTGATGGTGATTCTACCAAGTGGCTTACTTTCCGGGACCGATTTGTAGCTATGATTGATTCTTCCGCGGACATTCCTaacatcatgaagctgcaatATCTGCTGTCGTCGTTAAAGGGTGATGCTGGATTGCTCTTCGAGCATACCACCTTAACAGCTGATAATTACGACGTGACGTGGACTGCCTTGCTGAAGCGATACGACAACCCGCGTACGCTtgttcgcgagtactaccggaagATTCATCACCTACCGACAGTGAGCCGTGAAAGggtggatgaattggcgcagctcgtggatgaattcacgcggcacgtgaacgggCTGAAGAAACTCGACGAGCCCGTTGAGTACTGGGATACGCCGCTCGCCAACCTCTTGCTGATGAAACTGGACACGGCGACcatcttggcttgggaaaaccattcagcacagcacacgaaaGATAAGTACAAGGAGTTAGTAGATTTCCTTCATAGTCGTGTCCGAATCCTTAAGTCAACGCGTGAGTTTTCCCATACTGAACTAAATACGAGAATGGTGGccggtagcaaaaaaatattcgaacaTAGACCAAGGTTGGTGGGTAACACAGCGACGGCAGGAAGAGCAATACCGCATATGTCAGCGCCacagccaccacaaccaccgtgcATTTTTGGTTGCACGGAGGCTCACCATTTGCGGGTTTGTCCGGAATTCGCAAATAAGGACGTACCCCAACGGCGGGAAATCGCAACACGAGAACGGCTGTGTTGGAATTGCCTGAATCGTCATCACCAAGTGAGGGATTGCCGCTCGTCGTACCGGTGCACTACGTGCAAGGCACGACACCATTCACTACTACATGTGAATTCAGCGGTTACCATGGCTGCGCaatccgatgaggaaatggttcttctggaaacggtccttctccagctcgtggATGATCACGGCAACACGTATGATGCGCGGGCACTTCTCGATTCGGGATCGATGTGCAATTTCGTTTCCGAAACCATGGCGCAGCGATTGCTAACACCATTGTCAAAGGTAGACGTTGCCATATCTGGTATAGGGCAACAGATGCAGCACGTCAAGGGTTCCATTACAGCGGCCGTTCAATCGAAAGGGGCTGACTTCTCTACAACAATGGAATTCCTTGTACTAAAGACTCCGTCGGCAGATCTTCCAACCACACCGATAAACGTAGAGTCGTGGTTCCTCCCGAATATAAAGTTGGCTGATCCTACTTTCCACGTCCCCGGAAAGGTagatgtggttattggcggtgatacattttgggaactacacactggaaggaagcggtcactgggcgaaggaaaaccatgGTTGTTGGAGACACCGTTTGGATGGGCGATCTCTGGGAATACTTCCCGTTGTTCTGGGCCCAATTTGCGGTTGTGTCACCTGGCAACCAATGAAGGTGACATTGCAGCTTCGCTACAACGGTTCTGGGAGGCTGAGAGCATTTTAGAAGGCCCTGCGTTGTCTTTGGAAGAAGACCTGTGTGAGAAGTATTATGCTTCCACGACTACGCGAAATGCTCAAGGTCGCTATGTCGTGTCGTTGCCGCGAAATGCCAAACCGGAGAAAGTCCTGGGTTTGTCAAGGGATATAGCAGATCGGCGTTTGTTGGGagttgaacggcggctaaagGCCAATCCTGTAATGGAAAAGGAGTATAAAAGGTTCATGGTAGAATACGAGCAGTTGGGACACATGGTGAAACTCACCGAACCTGTCGACGATAGTGAGCCGCACTGCTACATCCCTCATCATGCCGTGATTAAGGAGTCGAGTTCTTCAACCAAGGTTCGT GTGTTATCATACACGGCCAGAATCTTCGATCCTCTTGGTCTGTTGGGACCAACGGTGATACTCGCCAAGATGTTCCTGCAACGCCTATGGGGATTGAAGCACGAGGGGAAGACGCTGGACTGGAATCGTCCGCTACCAGCGGAGATTCAGGAAGAGTGGAGGAGGTTCCACTCAACGCTCTATGTGTTACGCGAACTGCGAGTACCTCGATTGGTGGCACATAGCAATCCGGAAAGGCTGCAGCTGCATCTCTTCGCGGATGCATCTCAAGGAGCCTATGGAGCATGTTGTTACGTACGCTCGGATTCGACACGGGGCTCTACGGTTAGATTGCTAGCGGCTAAGTCCAAGGTGGTGTccctctcaaacacacattccatcgCCAGATTAGAACTGTGTGCAGCACGGCTAGCAGTACAcctgttccagaaggtgatTCGAGCACTCAACGTTTCATCGTCGACGGTTATCTGTTGGACAGATTCCATGACCGTCATGCATTGGCTCAAATCATCACCTCGTcgatggaagccgttcgtcgccAACAGGGTGGCGCAAATACAAGAGGAGACCCGAATTTCATGCTGGCGTCATGTTCCTGGTAGCGATAACCCGGCGGATGATATATCGCGCGGGTTGAGGCCCGAAGAGTTACTGCAGTGCGAGCGATGGTGGCAGGGGCCAcgttggttgtcctacggacaGGAAGAGTGGCCGGTGGAACCAGTACTCGCGAAAGAGAACGAGACGGACATCGAGGAGCGGTTAGCGGTgtccaaaatagtcatcacctCTACGACGTGTGACTTTAGCAACACACTTTTCGCACGTTATTCCTCGTACGGCAAGTTGCGAAGGGTTGTTGCTTATTGCTTGCGAATCCTCTCCAACCTCAGGGCGAGCAAGTCAACGTCGATCAACAGCGTCAAGCGGAATACGGACATGAAGACGCTATTGAGTTCcgttccaccgcttacagcgGCGGAGTTGCAGGATGCGGAACTGAGGTTGTGTCAACGGGCACAACATGATTCGTTTGCGGAGGAGATGGACGACCTGAAACGAGGAAAGCTGGTGAGCGGAAGGTCGAGACTAAAGTGGTTGTCTCCATACCTCGACCCAAAgggtgtgttacgcgtcggtggccggcttgGTAACGCCAACATACCAGAGTCAACCAAACATCCGATTGTCCTCGCTGCATCACATCGGCTGTCGACACTACTGGTCGAGAacactcatcatcaaaagATGCACGCGGGGCCACAATTCATGTTAGCAACAATCCGGCAGAAGTTTTGGTTGATTGGGGGCCGAAACTTAGCAAAGAGCGTGTACCATCGATGCCACACATGCTTTCGGAACAAGCCAACGCTGGTGAAACAGGCGGTAGCTGATTTGCCTAAGTCACGAGTGACACCAACGCGACCGTTTGCCGTCAGCGGCGTCGACTACTGTGGGCCGTTTTTGTTAAAGTCGACCGTCCGCAACCGAAGCCCAACGAAGGCATACATCGCGATATTCGTATGTTTCGCGACAAGGGCAGTCCATATCGAGCTGGTGAGTGATCTCACATCGACTGCTTTCCTATCAGCACTACGTCGCTTTGTCGCGAGACGTGGTAAAGTAGCCGAATTGCATTCGGACAATGCAACGACGTTCAAGGGCGCGGCACACGAGTTGCATCGCATCTATAGGATGCTGAAAATCGATGAGGGTGATAGGAGAGCGATCTTTGATTGGTGCGCAGAGAACGAACTGGTATGGAAGTTTATCCCCCCGCGTGCGCCTCATTTTGGAGGACTTTGGGAAGCGGCAGTTAAGTCCGCTAAAAGGCATCTGTTAAAGACGATAGGAGTTAGAAGTGTGACGcaagaaaatatgcttaccctTCTGGCACAAGTTGAGCTTTGTTTAAATTCGCGTCCATTGATACCAATATCAGATGAGCCAACAGATTTGGAAGCACTAACCCCGGGCCATTTCTTGATAGGGAGTAGCATGCAGGCGGTACCACAAGTAGATCTTAGCAAGATTTCTCCGAACCGTTTGAAGGAGTACCAATTAGTGCAAAGGCAGATGCAAGAGATTTGGGCACGGTGGTACCCAGAATATCTACAGCAGCTACAGGCC
- the LOC118508058 gene encoding uncharacterized protein LOC118508058 isoform X1 — MAKQLKTFQLKKRQAAELIKTVEQFTSEYTDDRVSEVSVCLDQLERYYEDFLQASAKVSELDEDGAETYVAERCEMDTRYRRVKGFLLRRQPSNPGVSDSVLIANSTMNTTGRSSAVNVRLPKIELPTFDGDSTKWLTFRDRFVAMIDSSADIPNIMKLQYLLSSLKGDAGLLFEHTTLTADNYDVTWTALLKRYDNPRTLVREYYRKIHHLPTVSRERVDELAQLVDEFTRHVNGLKKLDEPVEYWDTPLANLLLMKLDTATILAWENHSAQHTKDKYKELVDFLHSRVRILKSTREFSHTELNTRMVAGSKKIFEHRPRLVGNTATAGRAIPHMSAPQPPQPPCIFGCTEAHHLRVCPEFANKDVPQRREIATRERLCWNCLNRHHQVRDCRSSYRCTTCKARHHSLLHVNSAVTMAAQSDEEMVLLETVLLQLVDDHGNTYDARALLDSGSMCNFVSETMAQRLLTPLSKVDVAISGIGQQMQHVKGSITAAVQSKGADFSTTMEFLVLKTPSADLPTTPINVESWFLPNIKLADPTFHVPGKVDVVIGGDTFWELHTGRKRSLGEGKPWLLETPFGWAISGNTSRCSGPNLRLCHLATNEGDIAASLQRFWEAESILEGPALSLEEDLCEKYYASTTTRNAQGRYVVSYPKAVDPVLHDFYVDDLLTGAASVSEAIETRKQISSMLESAGFSLKKWASNIPAALDGVPSADLAIKSVLDWQEDQAVSTLGLVWEPSNDMFRFRVDLPTPAEELTRCLVLSYTARIFDPLGLLGPTVILAKMFLQRLWGLKHEGKTLDWNRPLPAEIQEEWRRFHSTLYVLRELRVPRLVAHSNPERLQLHLFADASQGAYGACCYVRSDSTRGSTVRLLAAKSKVVSLSNTHSIARLELCAARLAVHLFQKVIRALNVSSSTVICWTDSMTVMHWLKSSPRRWKPFVANRVAQIQEETRISCWRHVPGSDNPADDISRGLRPEELLQCERWWQGPRWLSYGQEEWPVEPVLAKENETDIEERLAVSKIVITSTTCDFSNTLFARYSSYGKLRRVVAYCLRILSNLRASKSTSINSVKRNTDMKTLLSSVPPLTAAELQDAELRLCQRAQHDSFAEEMDDLKRGKLVSGRSRLKWLSPYLDPKGVLRVGGRLGNANIPESTKHPIVLAASHRLSTLLVENTHHQKMHAGPQFMLATIRQKFWLIGGRNLAKSVYHRCHTCFRNKPTLVKQAVADLPKSRVTPTRPFAVSGVDYCGPFLLKSTVRNRSPTKAYIAIFVCFATRAVHIELVSDLTSTAFLSALRRFVARRGKVAELHSDNATTFKGAAHELHRIYRMLKIDEGDRRAIFDWCAENELVWKFIPPRAPHFGGLWEAAVKSAKRHLLKTIGVRSVTQENMLTLLAQVELCLNSRPLIPISDEPTDLEALTPGHFLIGSSMQAVPQVDLSKISPNRLKEYQLVQRQMQEIWARWYPEYLQQLQARAKHANNTPVKLEVNQLVIVKEDNTPPAVWPKGRITALHPGKDGVVRVVTLRVGTGKEIVRAVSRIALLPNPIEQRG; from the exons atggcgaaacaattaaaaacgtTTCAACTGAAAAAACGCCAAGCTGCCGAGCTAATTAAAACCGTGGAACAGTTCACCAGTGAATATACCGATGATAGAGTGAGTGAAGTATCAGTGTGTCTAGACCAGCTGGAAAGGTATTACGAAGATTTTCTCCAGGCAAGCGCGAAAGTTTCGGAGCTAGATGAGGATGGGGCGGAAACGTATGTGGCGGAACGTTGCGAAATGGACACGCGTTACCGACGCGTGAAGGGTTTCCTTCTACGAAGGCAACCCTCGAACCCGGGTGTGAGTGATTCGGTGTTGATCGCGAATTCAACGATGAATACTACGGGACGATCGAGTGCTGTGAATGTGCGTCTGCCGAAAATCGAATTACCTACGTTTGATGGTGATTCTACCAAGTGGCTTACTTTCCGGGACCGATTTGTAGCTATGATTGATTCTTCCGCGGACATTCCTaacatcatgaagctgcaatATCTGCTGTCGTCGTTAAAGGGTGATGCTGGATTGCTCTTCGAGCATACCACCTTAACAGCTGATAATTACGACGTGACGTGGACTGCCTTGCTGAAGCGATACGACAACCCGCGTACGCTtgttcgcgagtactaccggaagATTCATCACCTACCGACAGTGAGCCGTGAAAGggtggatgaattggcgcagctcgtggatgaattcacgcggcacgtgaacgggCTGAAGAAACTCGACGAGCCCGTTGAGTACTGGGATACGCCGCTCGCCAACCTCTTGCTGATGAAACTGGACACGGCGACcatcttggcttgggaaaaccattcagcacagcacacgaaaGATAAGTACAAGGAGTTAGTAGATTTCCTTCATAGTCGTGTCCGAATCCTTAAGTCAACGCGTGAGTTTTCCCATACTGAACTAAATACGAGAATGGTGGccggtagcaaaaaaatattcgaacaTAGACCAAGGTTGGTGGGTAACACAGCGACGGCAGGAAGAGCAATACCGCATATGTCAGCGCCacagccaccacaaccaccgtgcATTTTTGGTTGCACGGAGGCTCACCATTTGCGGGTTTGTCCGGAATTCGCAAATAAGGACGTACCCCAACGGCGGGAAATCGCAACACGAGAACGGCTGTGTTGGAATTGCCTGAATCGTCATCACCAAGTGAGGGATTGCCGCTCGTCGTACCGGTGCACTACGTGCAAGGCACGACACCATTCACTACTACATGTGAATTCAGCGGTTACCATGGCTGCGCaatccgatgaggaaatggttcttctggaaacggtccttctccagctcgtggATGATCACGGCAACACGTATGATGCGCGGGCACTTCTCGATTCGGGATCGATGTGCAATTTCGTTTCCGAAACCATGGCGCAGCGATTGCTAACACCATTGTCAAAGGTAGACGTTGCCATATCTGGTATAGGGCAACAGATGCAGCACGTCAAGGGTTCCATTACAGCGGCCGTTCAATCGAAAGGGGCTGACTTCTCTACAACAATGGAATTCCTTGTACTAAAGACTCCGTCGGCAGATCTTCCAACCACACCGATAAACGTAGAGTCGTGGTTCCTCCCGAATATAAAGTTGGCTGATCCTACTTTCCACGTCCCCGGAAAGGTagatgtggttattggcggtgatacattttgggaactacacactggaaggaagcggtcactgggcgaaggaaaaccatgGTTGTTGGAGACACCGTTTGGATGGGCGATCTCTGGGAATACTTCCCGTTGTTCTGGGCCCAATTTGCGGTTGTGTCACCTGGCAACCAATGAAGGTGACATTGCAGCTTCGCTACAACGGTTCTGGGAGGCTGAGAGCATTTTAGAAGGCCCTGCGTTGTCTTTGGAAGAAGACCTGTGTGAGAAGTATTATGCTTCCACGACTACGCGAAATGCTCAAGGTCGCTATGTCGTGTCG TACCCCAAAGCCGTAGACCCGGTTCTGCATGATTTTTATGTGGATGACTTGCTGACTGGTGCAGCAAGTGTTTCAGAAGCCATCGAAACACGTAAACAGATATCATCGATGTTGGAATCAGCGGGCTTCTCACTAAAGAAATGGGCGTCGAACATACCGGCTGCGCTTGATGGTGTTCCAAGCGCCGATTTGGCCATCAAATCAGTTCTAGACTGGCAAGAAGACCAAGCAGTCTCAACActgggcttggtttgggaaccatccaacgatatgtttcggtttcgggtggATTTGCCAACCCCTGCAGAAGAGCTGACACGATGCCTGGTGTTATCATACACGGCCAGAATCTTCGATCCTCTTGGTCTGTTGGGACCAACGGTGATACTCGCCAAGATGTTCCTGCAACGCCTATGGGGATTGAAGCACGAGGGGAAGACGCTGGACTGGAATCGTCCGCTACCAGCGGAGATTCAGGAAGAGTGGAGGAGGTTCCACTCAACGCTCTATGTGTTACGCGAACTGCGAGTACCTCGATTGGTGGCACATAGCAATCCGGAAAGGCTGCAGCTGCATCTCTTCGCGGATGCATCTCAAGGAGCCTATGGAGCATGTTGTTACGTACGCTCGGATTCGACACGGGGCTCTACGGTTAGATTGCTAGCGGCTAAGTCCAAGGTGGTGTccctctcaaacacacattccatcgCCAGATTAGAACTGTGTGCAGCACGGCTAGCAGTACAcctgttccagaaggtgatTCGAGCACTCAACGTTTCATCGTCGACGGTTATCTGTTGGACAGATTCCATGACCGTCATGCATTGGCTCAAATCATCACCTCGTcgatggaagccgttcgtcgccAACAGGGTGGCGCAAATACAAGAGGAGACCCGAATTTCATGCTGGCGTCATGTTCCTGGTAGCGATAACCCGGCGGATGATATATCGCGCGGGTTGAGGCCCGAAGAGTTACTGCAGTGCGAGCGATGGTGGCAGGGGCCAcgttggttgtcctacggacaGGAAGAGTGGCCGGTGGAACCAGTACTCGCGAAAGAGAACGAGACGGACATCGAGGAGCGGTTAGCGGTgtccaaaatagtcatcacctCTACGACGTGTGACTTTAGCAACACACTTTTCGCACGTTATTCCTCGTACGGCAAGTTGCGAAGGGTTGTTGCTTATTGCTTGCGAATCCTCTCCAACCTCAGGGCGAGCAAGTCAACGTCGATCAACAGCGTCAAGCGGAATACGGACATGAAGACGCTATTGAGTTCcgttccaccgcttacagcgGCGGAGTTGCAGGATGCGGAACTGAGGTTGTGTCAACGGGCACAACATGATTCGTTTGCGGAGGAGATGGACGACCTGAAACGAGGAAAGCTGGTGAGCGGAAGGTCGAGACTAAAGTGGTTGTCTCCATACCTCGACCCAAAgggtgtgttacgcgtcggtggccggcttgGTAACGCCAACATACCAGAGTCAACCAAACATCCGATTGTCCTCGCTGCATCACATCGGCTGTCGACACTACTGGTCGAGAacactcatcatcaaaagATGCACGCGGGGCCACAATTCATGTTAGCAACAATCCGGCAGAAGTTTTGGTTGATTGGGGGCCGAAACTTAGCAAAGAGCGTGTACCATCGATGCCACACATGCTTTCGGAACAAGCCAACGCTGGTGAAACAGGCGGTAGCTGATTTGCCTAAGTCACGAGTGACACCAACGCGACCGTTTGCCGTCAGCGGCGTCGACTACTGTGGGCCGTTTTTGTTAAAGTCGACCGTCCGCAACCGAAGCCCAACGAAGGCATACATCGCGATATTCGTATGTTTCGCGACAAGGGCAGTCCATATCGAGCTGGTGAGTGATCTCACATCGACTGCTTTCCTATCAGCACTACGTCGCTTTGTCGCGAGACGTGGTAAAGTAGCCGAATTGCATTCGGACAATGCAACGACGTTCAAGGGCGCGGCACACGAGTTGCATCGCATCTATAGGATGCTGAAAATCGATGAGGGTGATAGGAGAGCGATCTTTGATTGGTGCGCAGAGAACGAACTGGTATGGAAGTTTATCCCCCCGCGTGCGCCTCATTTTGGAGGACTTTGGGAAGCGGCAGTTAAGTCCGCTAAAAGGCATCTGTTAAAGACGATAGGAGTTAGAAGTGTGACGcaagaaaatatgcttaccctTCTGGCACAAGTTGAGCTTTGTTTAAATTCGCGTCCATTGATACCAATATCAGATGAGCCAACAGATTTGGAAGCACTAACCCCGGGCCATTTCTTGATAGGGAGTAGCATGCAGGCGGTACCACAAGTAGATCTTAGCAAGATTTCTCCGAACCGTTTGAAGGAGTACCAATTAGTGCAAAGGCAGATGCAAGAGATTTGGGCACGGTGGTACCCAGAATATCTACAGCAGCTACAGGCC